TCCATTGATTTTCATTACATTTTATATTCCAATATCATTGGTCTGTCTTATTTTTAACCTTTGTGATTATTTTAAACACAGAGTGTCTGTAGCGGAAGCAATAGTCGGCAACTCAGGATCACGTGTCAAAGCTGTAACTTTTACACAAAATGTTGCAAAACTGTTGATTTTGCTCAGGGGCAGAGCAGTACCTTTCCTGTTCTTGCTCATTCACACACATGCGCTCTCCCTCCTCTGCTCagtctctctttccctgcctctcCTTTCCAGCAAATTTGATGACTATTGTGATTCTGTCCAGAGGAAGGTGCAGTCTCTCCAGATGTATTACTTACTACCTCGtgtccatggcagtggcggatctcctggtcattatcaccgttgtgatattaaaccggattgcaGGTATTTATTTCCCAATCAGTTTCCTATCCATCACACCAGTATGCAGTCTCCGTTCTGTCCTGAACTATGCAACATCTGCCAGTTCTGTTTGGTTaacggtcgctttcacctttgatcgatttatggccatttgttgccagaagttgaaaataaaatattgcacaacAAAAACGGCGGCGCGGGTGATAGGAACTGTGTCTACACTAAGCTGTTTGCAAGCTGCCCCTTTGTATTTTATATATGAACCTTTGCACATAGTTAACAATATACCCTGGTTCTGCAGCATAAAACTAATATTTTATACGTCACCTGCTTGGGCCGCAAATGACTGGTTtgtccgcattttaaccccttgtctcccattcGTTCTGATTTTACTCTTAAATGCTCTAACCGTTAGACACATTCTAGCAGCCAATAAAGCTCGCAGGAGACTCCAAGCCCACAGAAATGGAGAGAACCAGAGTGACCCAGAGTTGGAGAAGAGAAGAATGTCCATCATTTTACTCTCTGCCATTTCGGGCAGTTTCATCCTATTATATTTGTTGTTTCTTGTATCTTTCCTCTATGTTCGAATTGCGAGAGTTACTTATTTCTCTGGTACAAACTTCAATGAATCAAATTTTATTCTGCAGGAAAGTGGATttatgcttcagcttttgagttcTTGCATCAACCCCTTTATTTATGCAGgaacccagagtaaattcagagagAAGTTAAAGACTGGGGTGAAATATCCACTGACTCTAATTGCTAAATTATTTAAATAATGAAAACATTAAAATGCAGCATGAATTATACATTATATTGCATCTTGGTTCTTCTTACCTATGTCACACATGACATTCTCTCCCAGAAATAGCATCACTCACTTTACCCATTGTATGATTTAAAAAATGTATAAAGAATGCATAATTCTGTTTTGCAACATATTCTCAGTTAGTTTCCAATTCTGTTGTCGGTGCTGACTCAGTCCTGGACATTCGAACCAAGTACCCAAAAGTATTTTCTCTTTCATATGGGATACAGATCATACCACTTATTTGTTCTTACATTTCAAGTGTAACTGTTCAATGAAGAGAACAGAATATCCCTCCTCTGGTGGTGATCTTGAGGGTAGGCTAGAGTCTGAAATAGGAATGCATACTTTCACCACGCATTGTTATCCGCTCACTGGGCACCACCCCACAGTATTATTATCACACCTGGGCACTAAACATAGAAACAGAGGAATTGCTGCCCACAAGAACAAaagaggtttcagttaattaaggatagccagcaggtATTTGTAGTAGGCAGATCGGATTTGACTTATCCAACTGAATttgttgatgaaataacagagaaagttgatggatGCAATCCAGTAGCTGTTGtctttatggattttaagaaaacggttaacaaaattaaggctcatataATAGGAGGGTCATtggcagcttggataaaaaaaagttGGCTCAAGGACTGAAAGTTGCGATAAATGATTGTCTTTCTGACTGGTGGATGGTAGGCAGTAGTTTTTGCCAAGGGGAAGCGTTCAGGCCACGGTCTTTCTCTAAAATTTCAAAATTTCCCATGATAGCAAACATGAAGGTGTGGCAATCAGTGAGAATAATACaaaccgactgcaacaggacataaatgggCAGAAAAAGAGCCaggcaagtgacagatggaatttaatacagaaattgagagctgatgcattttggcaaaaggaataggcTGAGGCAATGTATGCTTAATAGTACAGTTCCAAAGAGCCTCAAGATGGCAGGAGATATTGAGGGGAGTAGTGAGCAAAGAATGCGGGGTGTTGGACTTCAGAAATAGAggaatcgagtacaaaagcaggaaaattATGCAAACCTTTATATATTTAATTAAGACTGACAAAGAAAGTCGATTCCTATTACCCAGTGGTACAAGGACAAGGTGACACAATATTAACGTTTGGGGGAATATATACAGAGTAGTTTGAAGAACTTTTTTTCTGCAGTGAGATAATGACTtgaaactcgctgcctacgaggctgGTGCAAGGGGAAATGATCAATGAATTCAAAAGAAAATCGGATggacacttgagagaaataaacctgcaggacgatagggatagagagggggagtgGAACTGATGGTATTTCTCCACCGAGACATGGCACGGACTCAATgggcaaatggcttccttctgtacaaTAATGCCTCTATGGCCTTTGTGTCCATGAACATAGAAACAGAGGAGTTGCCGTCCCACTGCTGCATGGTTGCACCCATAAATATAGAAACAGATAGATTGCTGCCCCACTGCTGCACTGCTCTATCATAAACATCGGAGCAGAAAACTTGCTGGAGGAACAAGAGTAAAGATGATCTATTTCACTTGCTAGACTTTTCATTTAGTCAATTGGCACAAAACCCCCAATGGCATCAAACAAAGTAAAATTAATCTAACTTCTAAATGTTTCTTTTTAAAGGGCACAGACACTGAACAGCCAAATCATAAAAAAGACACTTATCAAGTTAAGTGAGAGTAGTAACTTCACTCCCAGCTATGCACTCCAGTCGGGTTCAATTTCTATGATTTGCTACTCCAAGGGAGATGGTGACGTAGTGATGTTCTCACTGGACGACTAACGCAAAGTATTGCCCCGGGAGCGAAGGTTCGAATCCTCCTGCagtaaaaggtggaatttgaattaaaccaATAAGTCTCGaatgttggggcggcacagtggtgcagtggttagcaccgcagcctcacagttccagcggcctgtgtggagtttgcaagttctccctgtcactgcgtggatttctgccgggtgctctgactTCCtcccacgccaaagacttgcaggttgataggtaaattggccattgtaaattgcctctagtgtaggtaggtgtaaggagaatggtggagatgttctagggaatatggggttaatgtaggattagtataaatgggtggttgttggttggcacagactcggtgggccgaagggcctgtttcagtgctgtatctctctattactctatgataaCATTTGGAggcttgtgacaaagttgggagagctgccccacagaccagTTAAACACATGGAATTATACGTTACAGAAACTGCCATCACCACCCCTGGGTCCCACCGGCAGCACAGTGGAATACAGTAGcgagggggttgccctgggagtcctcaacatcgactccagaccccatgaagtctcagggcatcaagtcaaacattggcaagaaaacctcctgctgattaccacctaccgccccctcagctgatgagtcagtcctcctccatgttgaacatcacttgcaggaaacactgagggtggcaagggcgcagaatgtattctgggtgggggacttcaatgtccatcaccaagagtggcttggtagcaccactgctgttCGAGTCCCAacaaacatagctgctagactgggtatggggccggtggtgagtgaaccaataagagggaaaagcaGTTGACCTCGTACTCAcctatctgcctgccgcagatgcaatctgtccatgacaatattggtaggagtgaccaccgcacagtctttggggGGATGAAGTCCCACCCTCTCATTgaagatatcctccatcgtgttacgtggcactaccaccttgctaaatgggagagagttcgaacagatctagcaatgcaaaacaagGCCATCAGAACTGTAGGGATAGagaaggggaatggaactgatggtATTGCTCTACCGAGACGTGGCACGGACTCaatgggcaaatggcctccttctgtacaatcatgactCTAAGGCCCCTGTGTCTATGAACATAGAAACAGGGCTACCAAGCCATACAGTTGTTTCTAATCGCTGCAAATTTAattaaaaaaagaatgaaaccggacttgtgggccatcagaagcagcagaattgtacccaaccacaacctgtaacctcttggcccggcatttcccccactctaccattaccatcaagccaggagaccaagcctggttcaatgaagagtgtaggagggcatgccaggagcagcaccaggcatacctcaaaatgaggtgtcaaccaggtgaagctgcgaaaaaggactacttgcgtgccaacctgcataagcagcatgcgatagacagagctaggcaatcacttaaccaacggatcagatctaagctcttcagtcctgccacatccagccgtgaatggtggtgaataatTAAACTATCTGGAGGTGGTGGCACCACATGTATCTTcaacctcaatgatggaggagcccagcacatcagtgcaaaagattcgGCTGAAGCACTTGCGACAATCTTCAGctcgaaatgccgagttgatgatccatctcggcctcctcctgaagtccccagcatcacagatgccagacttctgccaattcgattcactctgcatgacacAAGAAACGACTGCAGGCAGCAGACActgcaaagctatgggccctgacaagattccagcaataatactgaaggcctgtgctccagaacttgccgtgcgccTAGCTAAGCTgtaccagtacagcaacaacactggcatctaccctgcaatgtggaaagttgcccaggtatgtcccataaacaaaaagcaggacaagtccaatccggccaattatcgccccatcagactGCTGACAatgatcagtaaattgatggaaggtgtcattaacagtgccattcatcagcacttgcttggcaataacgtgctcagtttagtttccgcaagggccactcagctccttacctcattacagccttggttcagccttggttcaaacttggacaaaagagctgaactcaagaggtgaggtgagagtggctgcccttgacatcaaggcagcatttgaccgagtatggcatcaaggagccctagcaaaactgaagtcaatgggaatcaggggaaaaaaactctccactggttggagtcatacctagcgcaaaggaagatggttgtggttgttggaagtcaatcacctgagctccaggatatcactgcaggagttcctcagggtagtgtcctctgtccaaacatcttcagctgcttcatcaatgatcttccttcaatcataaggtcagaagtggagatgttagcCGATGACttcacattcgtgactcctcaggtactgaagcagtctgtgcagaaatgcagcaagtactggacaatatccaggcttgggttgataagtgacaaagttacattcgcgccacacaagtgccagacaacgaccatctccaagaagagagaatctaaccatctccccttgacattcaatggcattaccatcgctgaatcccctactatcaacatcctggggctactattgaccataaactgaactggagtagccatataaataacgtggctacaagagcaggtcagaggctaggaatcttgaggcgagtaagtcacctcctgactttccaaagcctgtccacaatctacaaggcacaagtcaggagtgggatggaatactctccatttgcctgtcagggtgtagctccaacaacactcaagaagctcgacatcatccgggacacagcatcctgcttgattggcatcccatcctcaaacattcactctctgcaccaccgatgcatagtggcagcagcatgtaccatctccgAGATgtcctgcagcaacccaccaaggcaccttggacagcaccttacaaagctgcgacttctaccaacttgaaggaccaggacagcaaatgcatgagaacaccaccacctgcaagttcccatccaagtcatacaccatcttgacttggaactatatcgctgctccttcactgtcgctgggtcaaaatcgtgtaactcccttcctaacagcactatgggcgtatctgcctcacatggactgcagtggttcaagaaggtagctcaccatcaccttctcaagtgcaattaaggatgggcaaaataaatgttggcctagccagcgacgcccacaccccatgaataaatttttaaaatgcCACTTAATGTAACAGTAATGGATTTGTTGACTAAttacagcaatcaatctctatcaatcagtccCAGACATGTTGTGGGAAaatcccagtggtggagagctttcggAGCCAGAAGTAcacagattttgacccagcaacagtgaaggaacagcgatatagttccaaatcaggatggtgtgtgacttggagggggacttgcaggtggtgctgttcctatGCATTTTCTGTCCTTGTAATTGCAGCAGTATTACAGGGGTTTGGCATTGATTTGCTAGGGCCATGATGCACTGCAAATCGCCTGGCTTTGCATTACTAAAAGGAGGCATACGGAGGCATCAGATGCATGTATCGAAAGACTGCAAATGAACGCTATCTTGACTTTACACAGCCCAGCTGGCTGTGGTTTGGCTCGGATCCCAAATTTCGACTACACAGGTCCAGGCAATGTATTGATACACCACTCTATTAACAACAGGTGCAAAGATACAAAATACGTCCTTTACTTATGTTCTTCACAGGGATCGGCACCTAAATTGCAGTTAAGGTAGTTTGTAGGAACTCTTTCTATTGCAAAGTATCTGAAAGTGCTCTGGGTTGCTTTTTGAAGATTGTGGTGAATTCCTACATTTGCCAAAGAGTTCTATTTCATTTTCAGCGGTTGGGTATTGGATTTCGTGACCCGTCCACACAAAGTCTGCAACAGGCATGGGGGCAGCAGTAGCAATACGTCTGTGTGTACAGGACAATATTTGAGATGGAATAGAATTTGTTGTTCGTCCTGCACGGCGAATCTGACCATGTTATCGGGTGTTTGGtcgagttagaacatagaacatagaacggtacagcacagtacaggcccttcggcccacaatgttatgccgaacctttaacctactaaaGTTCGGGTGGGTACGTAGATGACTGCTAAGGCATATCTGTACTCGGCGGTTGCTGCTATACATATAGCAGTATAATACAAACAATTCAGTATTTGATGGCCTGCTGGCTCGGATTTTCTTCGCCTTGTGTTTCCTTTCTGCCTCTGATGTGCGTTTTCTTTCGAAGGAGATCACAATTTTTTTATTTGGTTGTGCTGGGTGCAGCGATTTTGGACGAACCTCTCCCTGGACTTCGGTTCGAAATCAAAACTCCGAAGTGAGGTCTCGGAGTGCCTTTGACTGCCATGATTGCGCACCCCAGACTCATGGTCTTCATCAAAGATTCGCTATgtgtcaggcattctggctacatgatcagcccaactcagttgtgactgtctcaatatggtgtgGATCCTGGCATGCCTACTCTGGTGAGCACCTCAGTGTCTCGTATTTCGCCCTGCCCTCTGACCTTCTGAAGATTCCAAAGGTAGTTCAACTAAAAGTTGTTGAGCTTCTTGGCATGACACTGGTACACAGACCAAGACTCACATGCGTAGGACTGAGTGGGCAGGTCAATTGCTCTATAGACTTTTAGTTTGGTAGGCAGATGTAGTCCTGTTCATCCCCAGACTGATGTTCAATGTCTCCCGAAGGCTTTGGCAATTCTTGTATGTGTCTCTTCACCGATATAGACAGCTCGAGAGTGTGCTGCCCAGATAAATGAACTTATCCACTGCTGGCAGGTTCCAGTCATGGACTGAAAGTTTTGGACTCGAGATAGGGCGTGCCTGGAGCAGGCTGTTACGATGCTTCAGCTATCTTTGTGCTGTTCGTACAACCAAAGTTGCTTCATGCATTGGAGAACAAGTCCATACTACATTGCACGTCCAGTTCTGAACTAGCAACTAGTGCGTGTTCATCGGCGAAGAGGAAATCATAAAGTATGTCATTGGAGACTTTGGATTTTGCACAGAGTTGTCTCAGATTAAGCAGCTTCCCGCCCATGCAGTATCTGATTTTGATGCAGTATCATCATCATGGAAGTCACCGGAGAGCATAGCAGGAAAATAAACATGCTGAAGGGGGTTGGGGATAGCAAGCAGCCCTGATTAACACCATTAGTGACTGGGAGTGAGTCGAAAGATTCACCATGATCCAGAAGATGTGCGCGCATACAGTCATGGAACTGTCGAGCAATCATGATGAATTTCTCTTGGCAGCGAATTACTTCATTTTCTTCCAAAGGCCCTGATGAATGTGATGAAAGCCTTGATCAGGCCAAAAAAGAAAATTACAGTGTAGAGGTCTGTGTTCTGTTCTTGTCATTTCTGCTGGAGCTGTCTGACTGCAAGCAGCATATCAGTTGTTCCTTAATGTATTCTGAAACAGCACTCAATCTCTGGCAAACAGATCCTGGTCGATGTGTTGAACTAAGCGTTCATAATGATTCTGCCGAGGAGTCTTtctagaggggaagctctgtgtcATAGCCATTTCCAACCTGGAGCTGTAcgcctccatatcctttgatcatgACTGAAGGTCgtttggcaggccagccaatgcactcaACATCTCGGTGTGCATGCTAATAAGCGTTTCCTGTATATCCCACGGATGTCCTCATGTGAATACTCTGCAGCAGAGCTTTTCTGCGACCTGACCCGTCAGGCTTTATTTAGTGCAGCCAGCGGGGCACCCAGAAATAGGCTGATCAGGTGGTGGGAATCCCGCCTCGCCCATTTGGAGTCTCCTTTGGTTCTATTTAATAGTGCTCAATCACTGACGTGCCCGACGCCGGGATACATGTCTCTGTAAAGAATGGGGATCCCAccacaagagctgccagccagtcagatggccagcagcccagtcgtatcagcagtgccaccaggaacagtggccactgccagtagtaCAGTAGGCCTAGGAAAAGGCCATCACTGCAGCCCTGGAACACAAGTAAGTGAGGCAGGATCACCAGAACCATTTCAGCAGGCCCCTGCGCTGGGCGTGAAGGGGTGGGAGGGGATGTTGGTGGGAGTTTGGGCGTTGAGCACAGAGGGATTGTGGGAGAGTGGTTCAGGGACATGGGTTGTTTTTCCACCAGGGGCTCCTCCTTGGTCCTGCAAAGATTTCCCATAGAGAACagcgccccacccccaccaccaccaccactcccaaGCCTGCACAGAGTTTGTCTTGTCTCACTGGGCTGGCTTAATGCCAACGGTGAGGTGAAGAGGCCCTCAGGTGGCtcataataggcctcttaagggcctcaac
This genomic window from Heterodontus francisci isolate sHetFra1 chromosome 34, sHetFra1.hap1, whole genome shotgun sequence contains:
- the LOC137349271 gene encoding probable G-protein coupled receptor 139; this translates as MHGSPKGLVFAIYYPILAAIGFPANLMTIVILSRGRCSLSRCITYYLVSMAVADLLVIITVVILNRIAGIYFPISFLSITPVCSLRSVLNYATSASSVWLTVAFTFDRFMAICCQKLKIKYCTTKTAARVIGTVSTLSCLQAAPLYFIYEPLHIVNNIPWFCSIKLIFYTSPAWAANDWFVRILTPCLPFVLILLLNALTVRHILAANKARRRLQAHRNGENQSDPELEKRRMSIILLSAISGSFILLYLLFLVSFLYVRIARVTYFSGTNFNESNFILQESGFMLQLLSSCINPFIYAGTQSKFREKLKTGVKYPLTLIAKLFK